One Bombus fervidus isolate BK054 chromosome 5, iyBomFerv1, whole genome shotgun sequence DNA window includes the following coding sequences:
- the Orc3 gene encoding origin recognition complex subunit 3 isoform X2 produces MDNVSVSKGVFVHKGAYKIGNKQTKFEPPDYLNASWYLTYKETWESIQNAIEAIRSNMFQQVLDDLQSFVSKIKDKPLEEFQNEIQTAILLTGVNVSDHKIMFQRVVSKLKPITNHIAVIWGRDSNNIKNLTEESIYQLINNEKDDEEIQIKKTHCHMRNLKLWHQKNCDRNDPLVIMITDFESSSPAVLHDFILILSSYVNSMKFVLIFGVATTLHAIHRSLTYDVTSKLNVQICMIQHFYANNINSLCCQPQKIKSRISSLTDEDWVEIKKLPSIEKYIKQHTNDKNKDELPNDNRFKETLTQLLNNFHQYMHRFLLILKCLHDLMSTLPNAPMGKQLREYYTKAVYMSDLRESQEYKECLQLLSFLSKKEFLEKLNSFTIIMESSKDSIMKKVKADLQDRIKTIEEASLEVASKPVDIVSTGEKLSRLQLKEKLLKMSQTQSRSPYKVAQQDLIDYLDQKVFSVYLINPHYVPGNEIFCFNDGNLAKQHVRGSLRAAIHTGLNDPHAYLNCKCCKLENDDAIPSTLPDLSIIYKLHLESRKLINMYDWLQAFLIIVDPVGSTKEQRDVDPKLQARFTQAVAELEFLGFIKSSRQKTDHVKRLT; encoded by the exons ATGGACAACGTATCAGTATCAAAG gGTGTCTTTGTACACAAAGGTGCTTATAAGATCGgtaataaacaaacaaaatttgaaCCACCAGATTATTTAAATGCATCATGGTATCTTACTTATAAAGAAACATGGGAAAGCATTCAAAATGCTATAGAG GCTATAAGGTCCAATATGTTTCAACAAGTTTTAGATGACTTACAATCTTTTGTTTCCAAGATTAAAGATAAACCATTAGAGGAATTTCAGAATGAGATACAGACAGCTATTTTATTAACTG GAGTTAATGTTTCTGATCACAAGATAATGTTCCAAAGAGTAGTTTCTAAGCTAAAACCAATAACAAATCATATCGCTGTTATATGGGGTAGAGACtcgaataatataaagaatcTCACAGAAGAATCAATTTATCAGttgataaataatgaaaag GATGATGAAGAGATACAAATTAAGAAAACCCATTGTCATATGAGGAATCTAAAATTATGGCATCAAAAAAATTGTGATCGAAATGATCCTCTGGTTATAATGATAACTGATTTTGAAAGTTCTTCTCCTGCAGTACTgcatgattttattttaatattaag TTCATATGtcaattcaatgaaatttgttCTTATTTTTGGTGTTGCAACTACTTTACATGCCATCCATAGATCTTTAACATACGATGTTACATCAAAATTGAATGTTCAA ATATGTATGATACAACATTTTTACGCAAACAATATAAATTCTCTCTGTTGTCAACCacaaaagataaaaagcaggatttcttctttaacagATGAGGATTGggtggaaattaaaaaattgccttctatagaaaaatatattaaacaacatacgaatgataaaaataaagatgaatTGCCTAATGATAACAGGTTTAAG GAAACGCTGACGCAgctcttaaataattttcatcaatATATGCACCGATTTTTGTTAATACTCAAGTGCCTGCACGATCTCATGTCGACATTACCAAATGCACCAATGGGTAAACAG CTACGTGAATATTACACAAAAGCAGTTTATATGAGTGATTTGAGAGAATCTCAAGAGTACAAAGAATGCCTGCAATTGCTAAGTTTTCTATCCAAGAAggaatttcttgaaaaattgaactcttttacaataattatggAAAGTTCGAAGGACTCAATTATGAAGAAAGTTAAAGCAGATCTACAGGACCGTATAAAAACAATCGAGGAAGCTAGTTTAGAAGTAGCTTCGAAACCTGTCGATATCGTTTCTACCGGTGAAAAACTCAGTCGACTTCAATTGAAAGAG aaattattgaaaatgtcCCAAACGCAATCTCGATCGCCCTATAAGGTAGCTCAACAGGATTTGATTGATTATTTAGATCAGAAAGTGTTTTCTGTGTACCTCATCAATCCTCATTACGTACCTGGGAACGAGATATTTTGCTTCAATGATGGCAATTTAGCGAAACAACATGTTCGTGGATCTTTGAGAGCAGCGATACACACGGGATTGAACGATCCACATGCGTACTTAAAT tGCAAGTGCTGCAAATTGGAGAACGACGACGCCATCCCATCCACGCTGCCTGACCTCAGTATAATTTACAAGTTGCACTTAGAATCCAGGAAGCTGATCAATATGTACGACTGGTTACAG gcatttttaattatcgtgGATCCAGTGGGCAGTACAAAGGAACAACGGGACGTGGACCCAAAATTACA AGCTCGTTTTACTCAAGCAGTCGCCGAATTGGAGTTTCTTGGTTTCATCAAGAGCTCACGACAGAAAACGGACCACGTTAAGCGACtcacataa
- the Orc3 gene encoding origin recognition complex subunit 3 isoform X1 — protein MDNVSVSKGVFVHKGAYKIGNKQTKFEPPDYLNASWYLTYKETWESIQNAIEAIRSNMFQQVLDDLQSFVSKIKDKPLEEFQNEIQTAILLTGVNVSDHKIMFQRVVSKLKPITNHIAVIWGRDSNNIKNLTEESIYQLINNEKDDEEIQIKKTHCHMRNLKLWHQKNCDRNDPLVIMITDFESSSPAVLHDFILILSSYVNSMKFVLIFGVATTLHAIHRSLTYDVTSKLNVQVFHMQKQINILSDVLEKTVFCTNIPFKLTGRAFQFLTDIFLFYDFSVENFLQSYKICMIQHFYANNINSLCCQPQKIKSRISSLTDEDWVEIKKLPSIEKYIKQHTNDKNKDELPNDNRFKETLTQLLNNFHQYMHRFLLILKCLHDLMSTLPNAPMGKQLREYYTKAVYMSDLRESQEYKECLQLLSFLSKKEFLEKLNSFTIIMESSKDSIMKKVKADLQDRIKTIEEASLEVASKPVDIVSTGEKLSRLQLKEKLLKMSQTQSRSPYKVAQQDLIDYLDQKVFSVYLINPHYVPGNEIFCFNDGNLAKQHVRGSLRAAIHTGLNDPHAYLNCKCCKLENDDAIPSTLPDLSIIYKLHLESRKLINMYDWLQAFLIIVDPVGSTKEQRDVDPKLQARFTQAVAELEFLGFIKSSRQKTDHVKRLT, from the exons ATGGACAACGTATCAGTATCAAAG gGTGTCTTTGTACACAAAGGTGCTTATAAGATCGgtaataaacaaacaaaatttgaaCCACCAGATTATTTAAATGCATCATGGTATCTTACTTATAAAGAAACATGGGAAAGCATTCAAAATGCTATAGAG GCTATAAGGTCCAATATGTTTCAACAAGTTTTAGATGACTTACAATCTTTTGTTTCCAAGATTAAAGATAAACCATTAGAGGAATTTCAGAATGAGATACAGACAGCTATTTTATTAACTG GAGTTAATGTTTCTGATCACAAGATAATGTTCCAAAGAGTAGTTTCTAAGCTAAAACCAATAACAAATCATATCGCTGTTATATGGGGTAGAGACtcgaataatataaagaatcTCACAGAAGAATCAATTTATCAGttgataaataatgaaaag GATGATGAAGAGATACAAATTAAGAAAACCCATTGTCATATGAGGAATCTAAAATTATGGCATCAAAAAAATTGTGATCGAAATGATCCTCTGGTTATAATGATAACTGATTTTGAAAGTTCTTCTCCTGCAGTACTgcatgattttattttaatattaag TTCATATGtcaattcaatgaaatttgttCTTATTTTTGGTGTTGCAACTACTTTACATGCCATCCATAGATCTTTAACATACGATGTTACATCAAAATTGAATGTTCAA GTATTCCATATGcaaaaacaaattaatattttgtcagACGTGTTAGAAAAGACTGttttttgtacaaatatcCCATTTAAATTGACTGGACGcgcgtttcaatttttaacggatatctttttgttttatgatttttcagtagagaattttttacaaagttataag ATATGTATGATACAACATTTTTACGCAAACAATATAAATTCTCTCTGTTGTCAACCacaaaagataaaaagcaggatttcttctttaacagATGAGGATTGggtggaaattaaaaaattgccttctatagaaaaatatattaaacaacatacgaatgataaaaataaagatgaatTGCCTAATGATAACAGGTTTAAG GAAACGCTGACGCAgctcttaaataattttcatcaatATATGCACCGATTTTTGTTAATACTCAAGTGCCTGCACGATCTCATGTCGACATTACCAAATGCACCAATGGGTAAACAG CTACGTGAATATTACACAAAAGCAGTTTATATGAGTGATTTGAGAGAATCTCAAGAGTACAAAGAATGCCTGCAATTGCTAAGTTTTCTATCCAAGAAggaatttcttgaaaaattgaactcttttacaataattatggAAAGTTCGAAGGACTCAATTATGAAGAAAGTTAAAGCAGATCTACAGGACCGTATAAAAACAATCGAGGAAGCTAGTTTAGAAGTAGCTTCGAAACCTGTCGATATCGTTTCTACCGGTGAAAAACTCAGTCGACTTCAATTGAAAGAG aaattattgaaaatgtcCCAAACGCAATCTCGATCGCCCTATAAGGTAGCTCAACAGGATTTGATTGATTATTTAGATCAGAAAGTGTTTTCTGTGTACCTCATCAATCCTCATTACGTACCTGGGAACGAGATATTTTGCTTCAATGATGGCAATTTAGCGAAACAACATGTTCGTGGATCTTTGAGAGCAGCGATACACACGGGATTGAACGATCCACATGCGTACTTAAAT tGCAAGTGCTGCAAATTGGAGAACGACGACGCCATCCCATCCACGCTGCCTGACCTCAGTATAATTTACAAGTTGCACTTAGAATCCAGGAAGCTGATCAATATGTACGACTGGTTACAG gcatttttaattatcgtgGATCCAGTGGGCAGTACAAAGGAACAACGGGACGTGGACCCAAAATTACA AGCTCGTTTTACTCAAGCAGTCGCCGAATTGGAGTTTCTTGGTTTCATCAAGAGCTCACGACAGAAAACGGACCACGTTAAGCGACtcacataa